ATCAATGGACAAAAAAATGATTGCCTGTCGCTTAACAGGCAATCATCGCGGATCAATCGTCGAGGGAGTCATTTTCGGTTGCGCAGCCAATGCTCGATCTCCGCTTGTCGCGGTTCGCGAACATGAATGAGACGCTCCTCCGGCGCTTCGAGTTGCGACAAAAGCAGCGTCTTGGCCACGGCTTCCACAATGCGCCGCCAGTCCAATCCAAGTTTCGGCTTCGAACTCATTTCGGCTCTCCTTTCATCGGAGAAGGATAAGAAAACAACTCTCCCTTTTTGAGAATGTTCCAAGATGCCGGGACAGCTCTGCGCTCCCCTCCTGCCCGAAGGAATGGTGAGGGCGCGCCGATTAAAAAGCCCGAACCTAAGGTTCGGGCAGATCGAGAAGCGCCAGCAGAGGACGTCGCGCCAAGCTTGCGGCGCGCTAAAGATTCACGACTTCAGAGTCTTCAGCCAGGTGTCCACCTCTTCGCGAATGCGGTCCCGGCCTTCGCCGTAGCGTTCTTGGAGAACGCCCTCAAACTGCTCGCGCTTGCCGTCCATGCGCGCAAGATCGTCGTCGGTCAGTTCCGCCCA
This window of the Methylocystis hirsuta genome carries:
- a CDS encoding CsbD family protein, which codes for MDWNRVEGNWKQFKGKVKEKWAELTDDDLARMDGKREQFEGVLQERYGEGRDRIREEVDTWLKTLKS